A window of Roseiflexus castenholzii DSM 13941 genomic DNA:
CTCACCAATCGTAGCAATCACGCGCATAGCAATTTACGACAATCCTTCCAGCGCCTCTCGCAACACAGTCTCATCCATTCGGCTGCTGTGTTCATCGGCGGGGAAACTGCGTTCGCCGACAGCGGCGATGTATGCCGCAGCGGCGTTGCGGATGATCGGCGCCAGGTCCGCGAAGCGGCGCGCGTGACGCGGCTTGAAATCGTCACGCAACCCGAGCATATCGGTGGACACCTGCACCTGCCCGTCGCAGTGCGGACCGGCGCCGATACCGATTGTCGGAATGCGCAGGCGTTCGGTGATCGCAGCGGCAAGCGGCGCCGGAACCAATTCGAGCACCAGCGCAAACGCACCCGCCGACTCAAGCGCCAGGGCATCCTCGATAAGGCGGCGCGCAGCAGCAACAGAACGTCCCTGCACCCGCACTTTTCCGAAGACATGCGCCGATTGCGGCGTATACCCCAGATGCCCCATCACCGGAACGCCGCATTCGACCAGGCGACGGACGATGGGGGTCATTGCCTGCCCACCTTCGAGTTTCACCGCCTGCGCGCCCCCTTCCTGCATCAACCGGCGCGCTGCAACGACCGCCATCTCCAGCGTGGCATAGGTCAGAAAGGGCATATCGGCGACAATCAGCGCCGACTGCGCACCGCGCGCTACGGCAGCCGTATGGCGCACCATGTCGTCGATAGTCACGGGAATGGTCGAACCGAAGCCAAGCACATTATCGCCGAGCGAGTCGCCGACCAGCAACATTGGAACGCCGGCAGCATCGAACAACGCGGCAGTAACGGCATCGTAGGCAGTCAGCATCGCAATCGGCTCGCCGCGCACCTTCATCTGCTGAATGTCAGTAATCGTTTTTCGCATAGCGCAACAGAAAAAAGCGGCGAGGAGGGATCGCCGATCCAACCTCGCCGGTCATACCTGGGCAAAAATGAGCACCTACACCAGACT
This region includes:
- the panB gene encoding 3-methyl-2-oxobutanoate hydroxymethyltransferase, translating into MRKTITDIQQMKVRGEPIAMLTAYDAVTAALFDAAGVPMLLVGDSLGDNVLGFGSTIPVTIDDMVRHTAAVARGAQSALIVADMPFLTYATLEMAVVAARRLMQEGGAQAVKLEGGQAMTPIVRRLVECGVPVMGHLGYTPQSAHVFGKVRVQGRSVAAARRLIEDALALESAGAFALVLELVPAPLAAAITERLRIPTIGIGAGPHCDGQVQVSTDMLGLRDDFKPRHARRFADLAPIIRNAAAAYIAAVGERSFPADEHSSRMDETVLREALEGLS